A window from Mangifera indica cultivar Alphonso chromosome 2, CATAS_Mindica_2.1, whole genome shotgun sequence encodes these proteins:
- the LOC123208874 gene encoding myb-like protein I isoform X1 — MNDQQTQMMMNQAQIMNQPPPPPPPQVMNQPPQLPIQSQSLILNRGYVGNSNNNLSNNNLSNNNNTNKLKPWQTLQQNPTKIGNYGMSKPRINNNNNNWKGKKMKHSVGQGSNQGYNPPTLHELQSQNRQKTRKFYPNKKKFNNNGNNNNRFAPYAPRNTTSFIIRAKKSGGIASLVSPCPVTPAVLPTPIFSPSREVLGDMAKEQWGVDGYGSMKGLIRLRSGNELENEHDEEDDDDANGSSESDVEEHIEVERRLDHDLSRFEMIYPNYTRSIAGGDYNNVLENRVDDQDSHIAQLEEENLTLKERLFLMEREMTDMRRRLLFLERQNNNHRSGVGGEDVNEEVVENGSENESENGSDVRECKEDNNEDVCVEEFVPDDMKKEEKDGKKIKNEFVNEALIAEEDDPKKVEKLDDEMDAEDEFKRAEKQEAGNGIQEKGTDEQAC, encoded by the exons ATGAACGATCAGCAAACACAGATGATGATGAATCAAGCTCAGATCATGAATCAACCGCCTCCGCCTCCGCCGCCGCAG GTGATGAATCAGCCGCCTCAATTGCCGATTCAGTCCCAGTCTTTGATCTTGAATCGTGGCTACGTcggtaatagtaataataatcttagtaataataatcttagtaataataataatactaataaactGAAGCCATGGCAGACTTTGCAGCAAAACCCTACCAAGATTGGTAATTATGGTATGTCTAAACCGaggattaataataataataacaattggAAGGGGAAGAAGATGAAACATAGTGTTGGTCAGGGTAGTAACCAGGGGTACAACCCTCCAACGCTTCATGAATTGCAGTCTCAGAACCGTCAAAAGACAAGGAAGTTTTACCCCAATAAGAAGAAGTTTAATAATAACGGTAATAATAACAATAGGTTTGCCCCATATGCTCCGCGTAatactacttcttttattattagagCCAAGAAGTCTGGTGGAATCGCTTCCTTGGTTTCTCCTTGCCCTGTGACGCCAGCAGTCTTGCCAACTCCGATATTTTCACCTTCAAGAGAGGTGTTGGGTGACATGGCAAAAGAACAGTGGGGAGTTGATGGGTATGGTTCAATGAAGGGTTTGATAAGGTTAAGATCTGGAAATGAACTTGAGAATGAGCATGAtgaggaagatgatgatgatgctaaTGGGTCCAGTGAGAGTGATGTAGAGGAGCATATTGAAGTTGAGAGGAGATTAGATCATGATTTGAGTCGTTTTGAAATGATATATCCGAATTATACTCGTAGCATTGCAGGAGGAGATTATAATAATGTTTTGGAGAATAGAGTGGATGATCAGGATAGTCATATTGCCCAATTGGAGGAGGAGAACTTGACTTTGAAAGAGAGGTTGTTTTTGATGGAGAGAGAGATGACTGATATGAGGAGAAGGTTGCTGTTTCTCGAGAGACAGAATAATAATCATCGAAGTGGTGTGGGTGGGGAAGATGTTAATGAGGAGGTGGTGGAAAATGGGTCGGAGAATGAGAGTGAAAATGGGTCGGATGTTCGTGAGTGTAAAGAAGACAATAATGAAGATGTTTGTGTGGAAGAGTTTGTACCTGATGacatgaagaaagaagaaaaagatggaaaaaaaattaagaatgagTTTGTTAATGAAGCCTTGATAGCAGAAGAGGATGATCCAAAAAAGGTGGAAAAATTGGATGATGAAATGGATGCAGAGGATGAATTTAAGAGAGCAGAAAAACAAGAAGCTGGGAATGGAATTCAAGAAAAGGGCACAGATGAGCAAGCATGTTAA
- the LOC123208874 gene encoding uncharacterized protein LOC123208874 isoform X2, whose amino-acid sequence MSKPRINNNNNNWKGKKMKHSVGQGSNQGYNPPTLHELQSQNRQKTRKFYPNKKKFNNNGNNNNRFAPYAPRNTTSFIIRAKKSGGIASLVSPCPVTPAVLPTPIFSPSREVLGDMAKEQWGVDGYGSMKGLIRLRSGNELENEHDEEDDDDANGSSESDVEEHIEVERRLDHDLSRFEMIYPNYTRSIAGGDYNNVLENRVDDQDSHIAQLEEENLTLKERLFLMEREMTDMRRRLLFLERQNNNHRSGVGGEDVNEEVVENGSENESENGSDVRECKEDNNEDVCVEEFVPDDMKKEEKDGKKIKNEFVNEALIAEEDDPKKVEKLDDEMDAEDEFKRAEKQEAGNGIQEKGTDEQAC is encoded by the coding sequence ATGTCTAAACCGaggattaataataataataacaattggAAGGGGAAGAAGATGAAACATAGTGTTGGTCAGGGTAGTAACCAGGGGTACAACCCTCCAACGCTTCATGAATTGCAGTCTCAGAACCGTCAAAAGACAAGGAAGTTTTACCCCAATAAGAAGAAGTTTAATAATAACGGTAATAATAACAATAGGTTTGCCCCATATGCTCCGCGTAatactacttcttttattattagagCCAAGAAGTCTGGTGGAATCGCTTCCTTGGTTTCTCCTTGCCCTGTGACGCCAGCAGTCTTGCCAACTCCGATATTTTCACCTTCAAGAGAGGTGTTGGGTGACATGGCAAAAGAACAGTGGGGAGTTGATGGGTATGGTTCAATGAAGGGTTTGATAAGGTTAAGATCTGGAAATGAACTTGAGAATGAGCATGAtgaggaagatgatgatgatgctaaTGGGTCCAGTGAGAGTGATGTAGAGGAGCATATTGAAGTTGAGAGGAGATTAGATCATGATTTGAGTCGTTTTGAAATGATATATCCGAATTATACTCGTAGCATTGCAGGAGGAGATTATAATAATGTTTTGGAGAATAGAGTGGATGATCAGGATAGTCATATTGCCCAATTGGAGGAGGAGAACTTGACTTTGAAAGAGAGGTTGTTTTTGATGGAGAGAGAGATGACTGATATGAGGAGAAGGTTGCTGTTTCTCGAGAGACAGAATAATAATCATCGAAGTGGTGTGGGTGGGGAAGATGTTAATGAGGAGGTGGTGGAAAATGGGTCGGAGAATGAGAGTGAAAATGGGTCGGATGTTCGTGAGTGTAAAGAAGACAATAATGAAGATGTTTGTGTGGAAGAGTTTGTACCTGATGacatgaagaaagaagaaaaagatggaaaaaaaattaagaatgagTTTGTTAATGAAGCCTTGATAGCAGAAGAGGATGATCCAAAAAAGGTGGAAAAATTGGATGATGAAATGGATGCAGAGGATGAATTTAAGAGAGCAGAAAAACAAGAAGCTGGGAATGGAATTCAAGAAAAGGGCACAGATGAGCAAGCATGTTAA
- the LOC123209747 gene encoding peroxidase N-like, whose product MDRSRNLKGLIRLIIFVMLFMAVRPQLTTDFYSKSCPNLLQIVRKEVIKAVKAETRMAASLLRLHFHDCFVNGCDASILLDGSDSEKFSLANNNSARGYEVIDSIKTAVENKCSGVVSCADILTIAARDSVVLSGGPTWKVPLGRRDGFVANQSASSNLPSPFDTIDQIFKKFSDVGLNISDVVALSGAHTIGLAKCSLFSNRLFDFNQTGSPDPTVDPGVLSDLQSFCPVNGDGNRMTSLDRNSTDLFDNHYFNNLINNKGLLSSDQALYSSSEAQSTTKSIVESYNKNPTLFFSDFVNSMIRMGNISPLTGSNGEIRKNCRTVGS is encoded by the exons ATGGATAGGTCAAGGAATTTGAAGGGTTTGATTCGCTTAATAATTTTCGTTATGTTGTTTATGGCTGTGAGACCTCAGTTGACTACTGATTTCTATTCAAAATCTTGTCCCAATCTCCTTCAAATTGTGAGGAAGGAAGTTATCAAAGCTGTTAAAGCTGAAACCAGAATGGCAGCTTCATTGCTTCGACTTCACTTCCATGATTGCTTCGTGAAT GGGTGTGATGCATCAATTCTGTTGGATGGAAGTGACAGTGAGAAGTTCTCACTTGCTAATAATAATTCAGCAAGAGGATACGAAGTTATCGACTCCATAAAAACTGCAGTGGAGAATAAATGCAGTGGAGTTGTCTCATGTGCTGATATATTAACAATAGCTGCAAGAGACTCTGTGGTCTTg AGTGGAGGACCTACATGGAAAGTTCCACTGGGAAGAAGGGATGGATTTGTGGCAAACCAATCAGCATCTAGTAATCTTCCTTCTCCATTTGACACAAtagatcaaatttttaaaaaattttctgacGTGGGCTTAAACATCTCTGATGTGGTTGCTCTTTCag GTGCTCATACAATTGGCTTAGCCAAGTGTTCACTCTTCAGCAATAGACTATTCGATTTCAATCAAACAGGCTCTCCAGACCCAACAGTGGATCCGGGAGTGCTTTCCGATTTGCAAAGTTTCTGTCCAGTTAATGGCGATGGAAACAGGATGACTTCTCTTGATCGAAACTCCACCGATCTATTTGACAACCATTATTTTAACAACTTGATCAACAACAAGGGTCTTCTTTCTTCGGATCAAGCTTTGTATTCAAGCTCTGAGGCTCAGTCCACAACCAAAAGCATTGTTGAAAGCTACAATAAAAATCCTACCCTTTTCTTCTCTGACTTTGTCAATTCTATGATCAGAATGGGGAATATTAGTCCTCTTACCGGCTCCAATGGTGAGATCCGGAAGAATTGCAGGACGGTTGGCTCTTAA
- the LOC123209542 gene encoding lignin-forming anionic peroxidase-like, with amino-acid sequence MSSFLFSTIFLILATTFGASRAQLSSTFYDTTCPNLTSTVSGVLVSARDSDVRLGAKIIRVHFHDCFVNGCDASLLLDDAADIDSEKNAVPNESTDGYAVIDDVKTAVENVCPGVVSCADILALASEILVVLDGGQSWEVQLGRRDSRTANSAGTSAIPSPVEDLPTITQKFADQGLDTTDLVALSGAHTIGRARCVSFNQRLNASNPDPTLDPTYLQTLQENCESSDQNLNNLDVTTPDAFDNNYYVNLQNNRGLLQTDQELFSTSGADTVAIVNQFAGSQSAFFDAFGASMIKMGNISPLTGSNGEIRTNCRMVN; translated from the exons aTGTCTTCATTTCTATTTTCGACTATTTTTCTCATTCTTGCTACAACGTTTGGGGCTTCTAGGGCTCAATTGAGCTCTACTTTTTATGATACCACTTGCCCAAACTTAACTAGCACTGTTAGTGGTGTTTTAGTCTCGGCTAGAGACAGTGACGTCCGACTTGGCGCCAAGATTATCCGTGTTCACTTTCATGattgttttgtcaat GGTTGTGACGCTTCGCTATTGTTAGACGATGCAGCCGACATAGACAGCGAGAAAAATGCTGTACCAAATGAATCCACAGATGGATATGCAGTAATCGATGATGTCAAAACAGCAGTTGAAAATGTTTGCCCAGGAGTTGTCTCTTGTGCCGATATCTTGGCTCTTGCCTCTGAAATTTTAGTCGTTTTG GATGGAGGTCAATCCTGGGAAGTGCAATTAGGAAGAAGAGATAGCAGAACTGCAAACAGTGCTGGAACCTCTGCCATCCCAAGTCCCGTTGAAGATCTACCGACAATTACACAGAAATTTGCAGATCAAGGACTTGACACCACTGACCTAGTCGCTTTGTCTG GCGCACACACCATAGGAAGAGCTCGTTGTGTTTCATTCAATCAACGTCTAAATGCAAGCAACCCGGACCCAACACTGGATCCCACATATTTACAGACTCTTCAAGAAAATTGCGAATCCTCcgatcaaaatttaaacaatctTGACGTAACAACTCCTGATGCCTTCGACAACAACTACTATGTTAATCTCCAAAACAACCGCGGTCTTCTCCAAACCGATCAGGAATTATTCTCGACTTCCGGTGCCGACACGGTGGCCATAGTGAACCAGTTTGCCGGCAGCCAATCTGCCTTCTTCGATGCCTTTGGTGCGTCTATGATCAAGATGGGAAATATTAGCCCTTTGACAGGCAGCAACGGTGAAATTAGAACCAACTGCAGAATGGTTAATTAA